Within the Nocardioides aurantiacus genome, the region GATTGCGGAGGACATGCCGAAGAAAGAAGGCGTGATCGAGATGGAGGGCTCCGTCGTGGAGGCCCTCCCCAATGCCATGTTCCGGGTGGAGCTCTCCAACGGACACAAGGTGCTCGCCCACATCAGCGGCAAGATGCGCCAGCACTACATCCGGATCCTCCCCGAGGACCGGGTCGTGGTGGAGCTCTCGCCGTACGACCTCACGCGAGGTCGCATCGTCTACCGCTACAAGTAACCGCCAGCCGACCCAGGAAGGGCTGACATGAAGGTCAACCCGAGCGTCAAGCCGATCTGTGACAAGTGCAAGGTGATCCGTCGCCACGGCCGCGTCATGGTGATCTGCTCCAACCCTCGCCACAAGCAGCGCCAGGGCTGAGCCGCGGTCCCGACCCGTCGGGACCGGCTCGAGCAGCAGCACAACTGAACACACCACCTACGTGATCGCTAGGGGGCCCTCGTGCCCCCGACCACCTCCGGAGCGGATGGCCGGAGCCCGACGACAGCTGCGGGACGCGACACGACCAGACCACCGTATTTCGAAAGGACACCGCCAGCACATGGCACGCCTCGTTGGTGTCGATCTCCCCCGTGACAAGCGGATCGAGATCGCACTCACCTACATCTTCGGCATCGGCCGAACCCGTTCCCAGCAGGTCCTCGCGGCCACGGGGGTGGACCCCAACGCGCGGGTGCACACCCTGGGCGACGACGAGCTGGTGAAGCTCCGCGACGAGATCGAGTCGCAGTTCAAGATCGAGGGCGACCTCCGTCGTGAGGTGCAGGCCGACATCCGTCGCAAGATCGAGATCGGCAGCTACCAGGGCCGCCGCCACCGCATGGGCCTTCCCGTGCGCGGTCAGCGCACCAAGACCAACGCGCGCACCCGCAAGGGCCCCAAGCGCACCGTGGCCGGCAAGAAGAAGGCCAAGTAGGCCTCTCGCCTGCCGCCGGTCCCGACCCCGGTCGGACCCGGTCCCGAGCTATCACCAGACTTTTTCGAGGAGTACAGCAATGCCCCCCAAGAGCCGCAGCGCGGCCGGCGCCAAGAAGGTGCGCCGCAAGGAGAAGAAGAACGTCGCTCAGGGCGAAGCCCACATCAAGAGCACGTTCAACAACACGATCGTCACGATCACCGACCCCACCGGGGCGGTCATCTCGTGGGCCTCGGCCGGCACCGTCGGCTTCAAGGGCTCGCGCAAGTCCACCCCGTTCGCCGCCCAGATGGCCGCCGAGGCCGCTGGTCGCCGGGCGATGGACCACGGCATGAAGAAGATCGACGTCTTCGTCAAGGGGCCGGGGTCGGGTCGCGAGACCGCCATCCGGTCGCTGGGTGCCATCGGCCTCGAGGTCGGCACCATCCAGGACGTCACCCCCACCCCCCACAACGGTTGCCGCCCGCCCAAGCGCCGGCGCGTCTGACCCGAGACTGAACAGGAGACTCTGACCCATGGCTCGTTACATCGGCCCCATGACCAAGAAGTCGCGCCGTCTCGGTGTCGACCTCGTCGGCGAGGACAAGGCGTTCGAGAAGCGCCCCTACGCCCCCGGGCAGCACGGTCGGACCCGCATCAAGGAGTCCGAGTACCGCAACCAGCTGCAGGAGAAGCAGAAGGCCCGCTTCACCTACGGCGTGATGGAGAAGCAGTTCCACCGCTACTACGAGGAGGCGGCCCGTCGCACCGGCAAGACCGGTGACAACCTGCTACAGCTCCTCGAGTGCCGTCTGGACAACGTGGTCTACCGCGCCGGGTTCGCCCGCACGCGCCGCCACGCCCGCCAGCTGGTCGTCCACGGCCACTTCCGGGTCAACGGCAAGAAGGTCGACATCCCGTCCTACCAGGTCGACGCCCACGACATCATCGACGTGCGTGAGAAGAGCCTGGAGATGACCCCGTTCATCGTGGCTCGTGAGACCCACGGCGACCGGCTCGTCCCGGCGTGGCTCGAGGCGATCCCCTCGCGGATGCGGATCCTCGTGCACTCCCGCCCCGTGCGTGCGCAGATCGAGCTGCCCGTCCAGGAGCAGCTCATCGTCGAGTACTACTCGAAGAAGTAATCACCACCCTCCCCGGTACACCACGCATGTTCGAGCCCGTCAAATAGCGGGTGGGCTCGGAAAGGAAAACAACAGTGCTCATCGCTCAGCGCCCGACCCTGTCGGAAGAGGTCGTCGACGAGACCCGTTCGCGGTTCGTCATCGAGCCCCTCGAGCCCGGCTTCGGCTACACGCTCGGCAACTCCCTGCGGCGCACGCTGCTCTCGTCGATCCCCGGTGCCTCGGTCACGAGCATCAAGGTCGACACCGCGCTCCACGAGTTCTCCACCGTGGAGGGCGTCAAGGAGGACGTCACCGAGATCATCCTCAACCTCAAGGCCCTCGTGGTCTCCAGCGAGCACGACGAGCCGGTGGCCATGGTGCTGCGCAAGACCGGCTCGGGCGTCGTGACCGCCGCCGACATCGAGGTCCCCGCCGGCGTGGAGGTCCACAACACCGACCTCAAGATCGCCACGCTCAACGCCAAGGGCAAGATCGAGATGGAGCTGATCGTCGAGCGCGGTCGCGGCTACGTCTCCTCCGCCCAGAACAAGGGTGCCGACAACGAGATCGGCCGGCTCCCGGTCGACTCGATCTACAGCCCCGTGCTGAAGGTGACCTACAAGGTCGAGGCCACCCGCGTCGAGCAGCGCACCGACTTCGACAAGCTCGTCATCGACGTCGAGACCAAGCCGTCGATCTCGCCCCGTGACGCGATCGCGTCCGCGGGCAAGACGCTGGTCGAGCTCTTCGGGCTGGCCCGGGAGCTCAACGTCGAGGCCGAGGGCATCGACATCGGCCCGTCGCCCGTCGACGAGCAGCTGGCGCAGGACCTGGCGCTGCCGGTCGAGGACCTCAACCTCACCGTCCGCTCCTACAACTGCCTCAAGCGCGAGGGCATCCACACCGTGGGTGAGCTGATCTCGCGCTCGGAGCAGGACCTGCTCGACATCCGCAACTTCGGCGCCAAGTCGATCGACGAGGTCAAGGCCAAGCTGGTCGAGATGGGCCTGTCCCTCAAGGACAGCGCGCCCGGCTTCGACCCGGCGACGGCCCTCGCGGCGTACGACGACGACGACGACTCGTTCGTCGAGGACGAGCAGTACTGATCGCACGACCGTGAGCGCTCGTGCGCTCGCGTCCGAACCCCCTACTCGAGTACCTGACACGGCTCGGGAGAGAAAAGAGATCCGAAGATGCCCAAGCCCAAGAAGGGTGCCCGCCTCGGCGGCAGCCCGGCCCACCAGCGCCTGATCCTGCGCAACCTGGCCACCTCGCTGTTCCAGCACGGTGCCGTCACCACCACGGAGGCCAAGGCCCGCGCACTGCGGCCCTACGCCGAGAAGCTCATCACCAAGGCTCGCAAGGGCGACCTGCACAACCGTCGCCTGGTGATGCGCGAGCTCTACACGAGCGTGGACCAGCGCCAGCTGGAGGAGGACGGCGTCCTGGCGGTCAACCAGTTCCCCCAGCACCGCCTGTTCGCCGAGATCGCTCCCGGCTTCGGTGACCGTCCGGGCGGCTACACCCGGATCACCAAGATCGGCCCCCGCAAGGGCGACAACGCCCCGATGGCCGTCATCTCGCTGGTGACCGAGCCCTACACCCCGTCGGCTCCCCGCACCAAGGCCGCCACCGCTGCGGCGCCGGTGACCGAGGAGACCGCCACCGAGACGACCGACTCCGCGGAGTCGGGCGACGACGTGGTCGTGGCCGAGGCCACCGAGGGTGGCGTGGCCGGCAAGTACGCCGGCTCGCACGCCCCTCTCGAGGACGAGCAGGAGGCCCCCGAGGGCTTCCCGATCAAGGGCAACGAGGACTCGATGAAGTACCACGAGCCGCTCAGCCCGGCGTACGCCCAGACCATCGCCGAGGTCTGGTTCGACTCCGTCGAGTCGGCCGAGGCCGCGGGCTTCACCGCCCCCGGTGGTCAGGACTGACCAGCAGCACCCACGCACGAGGCCCGTCACCCCTGGGGTGGCGGGCCTTCGTGCGTCCTGCCCGCTGGGCGGGCGCCGGACGGCGTGGCTCAGTCGTCGAGGAAGGCGCGCAGCACCTCGGCCTCGGACAGCATCCGGGTGGCGCGGCGCGGGTCGCCGGCCTCGCGGTAGCGCGCCGCCGCCCGCTCGCGCTGCTCGGCCTCGGCAGCGACGATGCCGGCCACCTCGAGGTCGGTGAGCTCCTGCCCCGGCAGGTCCGAGGCGCGCCCGCGGGCGCTCGCGCGGCCCTGCACGGCCTCGGCGCTGGCCAGCACGGCCAGGGTCGAGCGCAGCGCGATCGCCGTCGTGTGGTCGTGGTCCTTGGTCGCACGCGCCAGCGCCACCACCATCCGGCGGCGCAGCACGTGGGTCGACGTGTCCCCCTGCATCAACCGACCGTAACCGGGTCGCGCCGCGGGGCCCAAGACATTTCGACACCCCGCCGGGGTGGTGAGCCTCGGTGAGGCTCGTTCCTGCTCACGGCGTCGTCATCGCCCCGCGGTCAACCGGTGACGACGTCGTCGCCGGCGCGGGGCTGGTGGACGTCGAGGCGCAGGGCGCGCCCCGCCAGGTCGACCAGGGGCCCGAGCAGCAGCACGACCGCGACGGTGCCCACCCCGACGGTGCCGCCCAGCAGCCAGCCGACGAGCGCGCTCGCGCCCTGGGCCGCGCCGTAGCTCCAGCGGAACGGCACCGGCGGGTCCCAGGCCAGGGCCGCGCTCTCGATGGGGCCGGCGCCGAGGTGGCCCGCGAGGTAGGCCGCGATGCCGAGCGCCAGGACCGGCAGCGCGGCGACGAGCAGCAACCCGCGGCCGGCGTACGACGACGGGGTGACGACCACGGGGAGCAGGACGGAGACCACCAGACCGACCACGACCACCTGCACCACGGTGCCTACGCCCGGCAGCAGGCGGCGACCGGCCGCCAGCAGCAGGAAGTCGACGCTCACGACCAGGTTGGCCACCACGAAGGGCAGCCCGCTCGCCCGGGCGAGCCCGTTGACCAACGTCGAGAAGCCGTCGGAGCCCAGGTCGGCCGCCAGGAGCAGGGCGACGCCCACGCCGAGGACGACGCAGCCCGTGGTGAGCAGGAGCAGCCGCCGGGACAGGGTCACGCGGGCGAGCATCCCAGACGCCGGGGCCCCGACGACGACGGTAGGTTGGCGCGGTGCGGCTGCGTCTCGACCTCGCCTACGACGGCTCCGGCTACCACGGGTGGGCCCGGCAGCCCGGGCTGCGCACCGTGCAGGGCGAGCTCGAGCGGGGCCTGACGACCGTGCTCCGGGTCGACCGTGCCGAGGTGACCGTGGCGGGGCGCACCGACACCGGGGTCCACGCCCGCGGCCAGGTGGCGCACGTCGACGTCGCCGAGGACGCGCTGGCAGCGGTGGTGGGGCGCGGCACCGACGCCCCGGTCGACGCGCTGCTGCGACGCCTCAACGGGGTGCTGGACGCCGACGTCCGGGTGCGCTCGGTCGCCCCGGCGCCGCCGGGCTTCGACGCGCGGTTCTCGGCGATCTGGCGCCGCTACGTCTACCGGGTCGCCGACCGGGTGACGCTGGTCGACCCACTGGTCCGGGGCCACGTCCTGGCCTGGCCGCGGCCGCTGGACGAGGCCGTCATGGCCGAGGCCTCGCGGGAGCTGCTCGGCGAGCACGACTTCGCGGCGTTCTGCCGCAAGCGGGAGGGTGCGACCACGATCCGCACCCTGCTCGACCTGACCTGGGCCCGGCGCGAGGACGGCCCGGGGGCGGGCACCCTCGAGGCGACGGTGCGGGCCGACGCGTTCTGCCACAGCATGGTGCGCGCCCTGGTCGGGTGCCTGCTCGCCGTGGGCGACGGCCGTCGGCCACCGGAGTGGGCCGCCGAGGTGCTGGCCGGTCGTCGGCGCGACCCCGCGGTCACGGTCGCGCACGCGCACGGGCTGACCCTCGAGGAGGTCGCCTACCCCGCGGACGCCGACCTCGCCTCCCGGGCACGGACCTCGCGCGCGCTCAGGACGCTGCCGCCGACGACACCCGCGTGAGCCGCCCGGCCTCCACCTCGTAGCGGCTGGCCCGGCCGGCCGCCCCGGCGAAGAACCGGCGTCGCAGCGCGCCCTCGACGCGGACGCCGTCGCCGGCGACGAGCCGGCCCGCCGCGCGCTGCGTGCGCGTGGTCCAGCAGGCCACGTCGATCACGTCGACGGTCCGACGGGTGCTGCCCGTGACCGGGGGACGGTCGACCACCACGCGCAGCGTGAGGAGACGGTCGCCGCTCGGCAGGTCGCGGGACTGCGCCTCGGCGCTGACCCGGCCCACGAGGACGACCTCGTTGCGGTGGGCGCCGGGTCCGGGGCCGGCGTCGTCGGGGAGGGGTGGGGCCGCGGACGGGCTGGCGGGGACGTCGGAGGACACGGTGCTCATGGCGCCAGGATGGCCCCGGTGACGGACGGCGTACGGGGCGCGCCGGCGGCTGTGGAAAGGTGGGCCGCCGACGGCGGCTGTGGAGGCCGCGGCCGCCGCGGGGCGGCGTACGAGGAGAGGGGCGGCGTGACCGAGGAGCACTACTTCGCAGCGAACCCCAGCACTCCGTTCACCCGTGTGCCGGTCCGCGCGGACGTGTGGGGCCACTGGCTGGAGCTCACCACCGGCTCGGGCGTCTTCGCCCGCGGCCGGCTCGACGTCGGCACCGGCGTGCTGCTGCGCGAGACCGCCCCGCCCACGCAGGCCCGCGAGGTGCTCGACCTCGGCTGCGGCTACGGCGTCATCGGGCTGGCGATCGCCGTCGCGGTGCCGGGCGCGCGGGTCACCGCGGTCGACGTCAACGAGCGGGCGCTGCTGCTGGCCCGCGAGAACGCCGAGCGGCTCGGCGTCGCCGATCGGTTCCGCGCGGTGCGCCCCGACGAGGTCGAGGCCGACCTGCGCTTCGACGAGGTCTGGTCGAACCCGCCGATCCGCGTCGGCAAGGACGCGCTCCACGAGCTGCTGCTGACCTGGCTGCCCCGGCTGCGGCCCGACGGTCGTGCAGTCATGGTGGTGGGCAAGAACCTGGGCGCGGACTCGCTGACCCGGTGGCTGGGGGAGCAGGGCTTCCCGACCACCAGGTCAGCGAGCGCCAAGGGCTTCCGGGTGCTGGAGTCGCGCCCGTCCCGAGGCCCGTCCTGACGCCCGTCCTGACGTCAGTCCTGGCCGGGGATGCCGGAGGACGGCGGCGCGTCCTTGCCGGCGTCGGAGCTGTCGGGCTCGATCGGGTTGTCGCCGATCTCGGTGACCTCGACCTCGGTCTCGGGCACCACCTTCGCGCCGTCGAGACGGGCGACGCGCATGCCGGTCGTGCCCATGTGGCTGTCCTTGCTGTAGGCGAAGGGCGCCACCATCGGGCCCTCGAAGTCACCGCCCTGCTCCTCGAGCGCGTCGACGATGCCCTGACGGGTGAGGTCCTTGCCCGCGGCCTGCAGCGCCTGCACGAAGGTGTAGGCCTGGGCCATGCCGTAGACCCGGTAGTTGGTCAGCGGCTGGTCGTCGCCCTCCTGCTCCCACACCTTCTTCCACAGCTTGATCCACTCGCTGTCGGCGTCGTCGACGGTGTCGAGGTACTTCGTGGTCAGCACCCCGTCGAGCGAGCTGGCGCCGCCCTTGACCGCACCCTCGGAGAACCGCGAGAGCAGCGAGCCGACGAGCGTCGCGTCGGAGCCGACGTTGGTGTAGAACCACTGCGGCTCGAAGCCGAGCTTGAGCGAGGTCAGCTGCGACAGCGCGGTGTAGGACGGGGTGTTGAACCCGATCACCAGGTCGGCCCCGGAGGACTGCAGCGCCGAGATCTGGGGCGCCACGTCGGTGTTGCCCGAGGTGTAGCGCACGGTCTCGACGACCTGGTCCCCGATGTACTGCTCGAGCCCCTTCTCGCCGTCGGCACCGAGGTCGTCGTCCTGGAGGAACAGCCCGACCTTGGCGTCGGGGAAGTTCTTCTTGACGTACTGGCCGATGACCTTGCCCTCGCTCTCGTAGTCGGTCTGCCAGCCGAACGTCCACGGCTTCTCCGCCGGGTCCTCGCCCCAGGCGAGCGAGCCGGAGGAGACGAACAGGTCGGGCACCTCCTCGTCGTTGAGGAAGTCGACGACCGCGCCGTGGGTGGGCGTGCCGAGCCCGCCGACCATCGCGAAGATCTTCTCCTTCAGGACCAGCTCGTTGGTGACGGTGCTGGTCTTGGTGGGGTCGTAGCCGTCGTCGCGGACCAGGTAGTCGATCGTGCGGCCGTTCACGCCGCCGCCTGCGTTCACGTAGTCGTAGTAGGCCTTGGCGCCGGTGGGGATCTCGCTGTAGCCGGGTGCGGCGACGCCGGTCAGCGGGAAGTGGCCGCCGATCTTGACCGAGTCGTCGGTGACGCCGACCGTGGTGGCGCCGCCCTCGGGACGGGTGCCGCCGCAGGCGCCGAGCACGAGCGTCGCCAGCGCGACCCCGGTGACCAGGGCGCGGGCCCGGCGTCTGGGGCGGGTGCCCCTGGTGTCGTGAGTGGTCATCGGACGTCTCCCTTCGAGGTGGGCACGGCCCCGGTCGGGGCAGCGTCGGTGTGCGTCGTACGACGGTCCGGGGTGGTGTCGCGACCGGACCGCGAGCTGCGGGCGCGCCGACGGGCGGCCGCCGAGCGGACGGTGCCGACCAGCCCGGCGGGGGCCAGCAGGACGACCGCGACCATGACGAGGCCGTAGACCAGGGGGGCCAGCTCGGCGGCGCGGATGTCGCCGAGCCCGGCGCTGCGGCCGGCGTCGGTGACCACGTCGGGCAGGAAGGTCAGCAGCGCCGCCCCGACGAGCGCGCCGGTGAGGCTGCCGAGGCCGCCGAGCACGACCGCGGCGAGCAGCGTCAGGCTGAGGGTGAGCGTGAAGCCGCTGGGCGCGGCGAGCCGGACCGCGAAGGCCATCACCGCACCCGCGGCCCCGGCCGCCGCGGCGCTGACCATGAAGGCGGAGACGCGCGACCGGCCGAGACCGATGCCGGCGAGCTCGGCGGCGACCTCGTCGTCGCGCACCGCCCGCCACCTCCTGCCCACGCGGCTGCGGGAGAGGTTGGCGAGCAGCACGTAGGTGACGAGCAGGACCAGCCAGGCCAGGTAGGCGACGTAGCTGCTGCGCGTCAGCTCGCTGCCGGTGACGAAGTACGCCGCGTCGAGCACCCACTCGGGGATGTCGGGCAGCCGCACCCGCAGGCCGGCCTCGCCGCCGAGGGTCTCGCCGAAGCGCAGCGCGATGCCGGGCACGGCGACGGCCAGGGCCAGCGTGGCGCCGGCGAGGTAGGGGCCGTGCAGCCGCGCCGCGGCCACGCCGACGAGCGTGCCGACGGCCAGCGCCACCAGCATCGAGACCAGCACGATGCCGAGCAGGGGGATCGGCGGCTCGCCGTCCTGCAGCATCAGTGCGGCGGTGTAGGCCCCGATGGCCATCAGGGCGCCGTGGCCGAGCGAGATCTGGCCGTTGAGGCCGGTGAGCACGGTGAGCCCGCCGGCGGCGATGCCGAGGTAGGCCAGCGAGGCGAGCTGGACGTTGCGGAAGTCGCTGACGCTCTCCACGACCAGCACCACCACGACGAGGCCCAGCAGGGCGAGCAGCAGGTGGCGACCGGCCGAGGCGTCCCAGACGCGGGCGAGGCGCTGCTTCATCAGACCCTCCGTTCCTGGGCCTGGGCGAACAGGCCGCCGGGGCGGAGCAGCAGCACCGCCATCAGGATCCCGAGCGCGGCCAGCGCGACCAGCTCGGAGCCGAGGTAGCCGCTGACGAAGCTGAGCGAGAGGCCGAGCAGCAGGCCGCCGACGACGGCACCGAGCGGGGAGTCGAGCCCGCCGAGCACCGCCGCGACGAAGCCGTAGACCACGATCGAGTCCATGTAGCCCGGGTGCACCAGGCTGCCGCCCGCGATCAGCAGCGCGGCCAGGGAGCCGACGAGCGCGGCCAGGGCCCAGCCCAGGGTGAGCATCCGGCCCACCTTGACGCCCAGCAGCCGGGCGACCTCGGGGTTGAAGGCCGAGGCCCGCATCCGCAGGCCCACGTCGGTGAAGCGGAACAGCGCGACGAGCAGCCCCATCACGACGAGCACGGCGACCACGGTGAAGATGCCGAACCCGGTCAGCCCGATCGTGGTCTCGCCGACCTCGATGCCGCGGATCCCGAACGGCGCGGGGAAGGAGCGGTAGCGGTTGCCGAACACCACCGAGGCCAGCGCGTGCAGCACGATGAACAGCCCGAGGGTGAGGATGACCGCGTTGATCTCCGGCCCGCCCTCCACGTGGCGTACGACGAACCGCTCGATCACCGCGCCGAGCACGAGGCCGGCCAGCAGGGCGACCACGAAGCCGATCCAGTAGGAGTAGCCGGCGTCGATGACGGTGAGCGCCACGAAGGTGGTGAGCATCGCCATGGGCGCCTGCGCGAAGTTGACGATCCGGGTGGAGCGCCAGATCAGCACGAGTGCCAGCGCGAACGCGGCGTACACCATGCCGAGGGTGAGGCCGCCGAGGGCGGTGTTGAGGAGCTGCTGCACGTCGGTCTCCCGTCAGAATCCGAGGTAGGCGTGGCGGAGCTGGTCGTCCCCGGCCAGCACCTCCGCGCGGTCGTCGGCCACGACGCGGCCGAGGTTGAGCACGACGCCGTGGTCGGCCAGGGAGAGCGCGCTGCGGGCGTTCTGCTCGACCAGCAGCACCGTGAGGCCCTCCTCGGCGACGAGGTCGCGCAGCAGCGCGAAGATCTGGGCGGTGATGCGTTGGGCGAGGCCGAGCGAGGGCTCGTCGAGGAGCAGCAGCGACGGCTCGGCCATCAGCGCGCGCCCGACCACGAGCATCTGCCGCTCGCCGCCCGAGAGCGTGTGCGCCCGGGCCTCGCGGCGCTCGCCCAGCACCGGGAACAGGTCGTAGACGCGGTCGAGGTCGCCGGGCGTGACCTTGCGGCCCCGCCCGAGCCCGCCGAGGTGGAGGTTCTCGGCGATGGTCAGCTCGGTGATCACGCCGCGCCCCTCGGGCACGTGCGCCAGCCCGAGGGCGGGCATCGCCTCAGCCGGGGTCCGGCTGATGTCGTGCTCGCCGAGGTGGACGCTGCCGGAGTCGGGTCGCACCAGGCCCGAGATCGTCCGCAGCAGGGTCGTCTTGCCGGCTCCGTTGGCGCCGAGCACGGCGGTCACCTTGCCGCGCTCGGCGGTGAAGGAGACGTCCTGGAGCGCCCGGACGGGTCCGTAGCTGGTGGTGAGGCCCTCGATCCGCAGCACCTCAGACCCCCTCGACCGTGTCGCCGAGGTAGGCCGCCAGCACCGCCGGGTCGTCGCGCACCACGGCCGGCGGGCCGTGGGCGATGCGGCGGCCGAAGTCGAGCACGGTGATCTGGTCGCACACCCGCATCACGAGGTCCATGTGGTGCTCGACCAGGAGCACCGCCATCTCTCCGGTGAGCTCGCGCACCAGCTCGCCGAGCTCGTCCATCTCGTCGGCGGCCAGGCCGCTGGCCGGCTCGTCGAGCAGCAGCAGCCGCGGCCGGGCGGCCAGGGCCCGGGCGAGGGCGACCTTCTTGCGCACCGGGTAGGGCAGGCTCGTCGGGGTGCGGGCGGCGTACGACGCGACGCCGAGGCGCTCGAGCACCGCCATCGCCTCCTCGCGCAGCTGCCGCTCCTCCCGCGAGGAGCGGGGCAGCCCGAGCAGGGAGCTCCAGAAGCCCGAGCGGGCCCGGGTGTCGGCACCCACCACGACGTTCTCCAGCACGCTCATCCGGTCGAAGAGGCCGACGCCCTGCAGGGTGCGGGCGATGCCGAGACCGGCGAGGTCGTGGGGGCGCAGCCGGTCGAGCCGGGTGCCCTCCCAGCTCAGCGTGCCGCTGTCGGGGGCGGTGAAGCCGCAGGCGACGTTGAACAGCGTCGTCTTGCCGGCGCCGTTGGGCCCGATCACCCCGTGCACCGTGCCGGGCTCGACGACCAGCGACACCTCGCTGAGGGCGGTGAGCCCGCCGTAGGTGACGGTGATGCCGTTCAGCTCCAGGGCCTCGTCCATGC harbors:
- the infA gene encoding translation initiation factor IF-1; protein product: MPKKEGVIEMEGSVVEALPNAMFRVELSNGHKVLAHISGKMRQHYIRILPEDRVVVELSPYDLTRGRIVYRYK
- the rpmJ gene encoding 50S ribosomal protein L36 — protein: MKVNPSVKPICDKCKVIRRHGRVMVICSNPRHKQRQG
- the rpsM gene encoding 30S ribosomal protein S13, which translates into the protein MARLVGVDLPRDKRIEIALTYIFGIGRTRSQQVLAATGVDPNARVHTLGDDELVKLRDEIESQFKIEGDLRREVQADIRRKIEIGSYQGRRHRMGLPVRGQRTKTNARTRKGPKRTVAGKKKAK
- the rpsK gene encoding 30S ribosomal protein S11, producing MPPKSRSAAGAKKVRRKEKKNVAQGEAHIKSTFNNTIVTITDPTGAVISWASAGTVGFKGSRKSTPFAAQMAAEAAGRRAMDHGMKKIDVFVKGPGSGRETAIRSLGAIGLEVGTIQDVTPTPHNGCRPPKRRRV
- the rpsD gene encoding 30S ribosomal protein S4, with the protein product MARYIGPMTKKSRRLGVDLVGEDKAFEKRPYAPGQHGRTRIKESEYRNQLQEKQKARFTYGVMEKQFHRYYEEAARRTGKTGDNLLQLLECRLDNVVYRAGFARTRRHARQLVVHGHFRVNGKKVDIPSYQVDAHDIIDVREKSLEMTPFIVARETHGDRLVPAWLEAIPSRMRILVHSRPVRAQIELPVQEQLIVEYYSKK
- a CDS encoding DNA-directed RNA polymerase subunit alpha produces the protein MLIAQRPTLSEEVVDETRSRFVIEPLEPGFGYTLGNSLRRTLLSSIPGASVTSIKVDTALHEFSTVEGVKEDVTEIILNLKALVVSSEHDEPVAMVLRKTGSGVVTAADIEVPAGVEVHNTDLKIATLNAKGKIEMELIVERGRGYVSSAQNKGADNEIGRLPVDSIYSPVLKVTYKVEATRVEQRTDFDKLVIDVETKPSISPRDAIASAGKTLVELFGLARELNVEAEGIDIGPSPVDEQLAQDLALPVEDLNLTVRSYNCLKREGIHTVGELISRSEQDLLDIRNFGAKSIDEVKAKLVEMGLSLKDSAPGFDPATALAAYDDDDDSFVEDEQY
- the rplQ gene encoding 50S ribosomal protein L17; the encoded protein is MPKPKKGARLGGSPAHQRLILRNLATSLFQHGAVTTTEAKARALRPYAEKLITKARKGDLHNRRLVMRELYTSVDQRQLEEDGVLAVNQFPQHRLFAEIAPGFGDRPGGYTRITKIGPRKGDNAPMAVISLVTEPYTPSAPRTKAATAAAPVTEETATETTDSAESGDDVVVAEATEGGVAGKYAGSHAPLEDEQEAPEGFPIKGNEDSMKYHEPLSPAYAQTIAEVWFDSVESAEAAGFTAPGGQD
- a CDS encoding GatB/YqeY domain-containing protein, producing MQGDTSTHVLRRRMVVALARATKDHDHTTAIALRSTLAVLASAEAVQGRASARGRASDLPGQELTDLEVAGIVAAEAEQRERAAARYREAGDPRRATRMLSEAEVLRAFLDD
- the truA gene encoding tRNA pseudouridine(38-40) synthase TruA is translated as MRLRLDLAYDGSGYHGWARQPGLRTVQGELERGLTTVLRVDRAEVTVAGRTDTGVHARGQVAHVDVAEDALAAVVGRGTDAPVDALLRRLNGVLDADVRVRSVAPAPPGFDARFSAIWRRYVYRVADRVTLVDPLVRGHVLAWPRPLDEAVMAEASRELLGEHDFAAFCRKREGATTIRTLLDLTWARREDGPGAGTLEATVRADAFCHSMVRALVGCLLAVGDGRRPPEWAAEVLAGRRRDPAVTVAHAHGLTLEEVAYPADADLASRARTSRALRTLPPTTPA
- a CDS encoding single-stranded DNA-binding protein, yielding MSTVSSDVPASPSAAPPLPDDAGPGPGAHRNEVVLVGRVSAEAQSRDLPSGDRLLTLRVVVDRPPVTGSTRRTVDVIDVACWTTRTQRAAGRLVAGDGVRVEGALRRRFFAGAAGRASRYEVEAGRLTRVSSAAAS
- a CDS encoding class I SAM-dependent methyltransferase yields the protein MTEEHYFAANPSTPFTRVPVRADVWGHWLELTTGSGVFARGRLDVGTGVLLRETAPPTQAREVLDLGCGYGVIGLAIAVAVPGARVTAVDVNERALLLARENAERLGVADRFRAVRPDEVEADLRFDEVWSNPPIRVGKDALHELLLTWLPRLRPDGRAVMVVGKNLGADSLTRWLGEQGFPTTRSASAKGFRVLESRPSRGPS
- a CDS encoding ABC transporter substrate-binding protein is translated as MTTHDTRGTRPRRRARALVTGVALATLVLGACGGTRPEGGATTVGVTDDSVKIGGHFPLTGVAAPGYSEIPTGAKAYYDYVNAGGGVNGRTIDYLVRDDGYDPTKTSTVTNELVLKEKIFAMVGGLGTPTHGAVVDFLNDEEVPDLFVSSGSLAWGEDPAEKPWTFGWQTDYESEGKVIGQYVKKNFPDAKVGLFLQDDDLGADGEKGLEQYIGDQVVETVRYTSGNTDVAPQISALQSSGADLVIGFNTPSYTALSQLTSLKLGFEPQWFYTNVGSDATLVGSLLSRFSEGAVKGGASSLDGVLTTKYLDTVDDADSEWIKLWKKVWEQEGDDQPLTNYRVYGMAQAYTFVQALQAAGKDLTRQGIVDALEEQGGDFEGPMVAPFAYSKDSHMGTTGMRVARLDGAKVVPETEVEVTEIGDNPIEPDSSDAGKDAPPSSGIPGQD
- a CDS encoding branched-chain amino acid ABC transporter permease, yielding MKQRLARVWDASAGRHLLLALLGLVVVVLVVESVSDFRNVQLASLAYLGIAAGGLTVLTGLNGQISLGHGALMAIGAYTAALMLQDGEPPIPLLGIVLVSMLVALAVGTLVGVAAARLHGPYLAGATLALAVAVPGIALRFGETLGGEAGLRVRLPDIPEWVLDAAYFVTGSELTRSSYVAYLAWLVLLVTYVLLANLSRSRVGRRWRAVRDDEVAAELAGIGLGRSRVSAFMVSAAAAGAAGAVMAFAVRLAAPSGFTLTLSLTLLAAVVLGGLGSLTGALVGAALLTFLPDVVTDAGRSAGLGDIRAAELAPLVYGLVMVAVVLLAPAGLVGTVRSAAARRRARSSRSGRDTTPDRRTTHTDAAPTGAVPTSKGDVR
- a CDS encoding branched-chain amino acid ABC transporter permease yields the protein MQQLLNTALGGLTLGMVYAAFALALVLIWRSTRIVNFAQAPMAMLTTFVALTVIDAGYSYWIGFVVALLAGLVLGAVIERFVVRHVEGGPEINAVILTLGLFIVLHALASVVFGNRYRSFPAPFGIRGIEVGETTIGLTGFGIFTVVAVLVVMGLLVALFRFTDVGLRMRASAFNPEVARLLGVKVGRMLTLGWALAALVGSLAALLIAGGSLVHPGYMDSIVVYGFVAAVLGGLDSPLGAVVGGLLLGLSLSFVSGYLGSELVALAALGILMAVLLLRPGGLFAQAQERRV